The following is a genomic window from Manihot esculenta cultivar AM560-2 chromosome 9, M.esculenta_v8, whole genome shotgun sequence.
atttaaatttatcaaactgattcaattttattctatttctaatcaaaatcaatttaattcaatttttataaatatcaaaattttaatttttgatttattctgttaattttaattttaactgaaATGATCACctttaattaaaactaaataacaatttaaatattataatatatattaacacatttataattataattgttttaaaattagttggtgattttaattatatttttaaataattgatatatattatattattctataatttttattattattttaaaattattttaaaattagtataattttttatagggaaatttactttttagtccctgaggtttaacgtaattaacacttctgtccctctattttggcgacccaacacttaaatccctcactttctcttccgtccaaattcgtagtccttccgtccatttaaaccgtttggtcaaagagtcaaaagtgagatgtgataattttttctaaaaatacccttctttcaatgtgaaattccaaaagaagaagaagaagaagaagaagaagaagaagaagaagaagaagaagaagaaagaagaagaagaagaagaagaagaagaagaagaagctgctgcagaaagaataggaagaagaagaagaagaagaaagaagaagaagaagaagaagttgcagaaaagggaagaagaagaagaagaagttgcagaaaggggaagaagaagaagaagaagaagaagaagaagaagaagagggttaattttgtcaattaatgtgtcccaaacggctattttggacggaaggactacgaagttggacagaaaagaaagtgagggacttaagtattgggtcgccaaaatagagggacagaagtgttaattacgttaaacctcagggactacaaagtaattttcccttttttataaattataataatatataaatttactattataattttattttattttattttatttttaaaaaaaattttaaaattttttttaatatttaataaaatttaatatatttaaaataaatataattaaaaaattaataaaaaagtatattttttaatagacgtgaaaaaataaaattgataaaaattataagttaaAGAGGATAATacgtttttaaaatttaaaatattataaaattttttaataaaatttaaaagataaatatatatttatcaatCAAAAGTAATAAGGATAAGTACATAAAATATTGAATATGGTTGTGTTTGAACTCTCCATTGTCTTACCCTCCCATTAACATAAATAATGTCAATGTTGAAGAAAAAGTCAAAGTTTGACTAATAAGGTTGAAGATTATTTCACAAGTTCATCATTCTGGAGATCCTTTTTCAACAGCAAGGTCTCAATATCACCCACAAAAAGCCTTCACTTGATCTAAGCATTGGGAAGAGTAGAACATTGAAAATGCTTCCACCACTCTGCCAAGATTGCTCTTTCCCCTCACTGCTAAAGTTTTCCAGCCACCCATTTCAGCCTGTAGAAGTTTCATGAACCCCATTTAGTTCAGAACCATCCGATCAATCTGCTTGGCCTTTGGCCTTTAAATTTCTTACGtctattctcttttttttcatcTTCCTCTCCTGTATTGTATTGCCGTTAGAAGACTCTGTGCACCTAGCATTGTACGTTAGTTTAACAGAGTGGCTCTTCAATGGAAGTTTCTACGTTAGCTCTATAGCTTATATATGGAGATGGAATACCAAAACAGAACCAAAATTACTAAATTCTCATTAATCAAACTtcgtaataaaaatattaacatatTCTGCTCATTGCAGATTCTGAAAAAAGGTTAGTCAGTCGCTTCAGGAAGAAGCTAAAGCCAATAAGGTTGAAGTTACACTGGTATATATACACTACGATAGACTATGGAAATTTTTCCTATGCTATATAATGAAGACCCAACTCAAATTGCATAGAGTTTCTTGTACTCATTCTCCAAAATCTCTGATTCTGCCATGATTGACATAGATCCTGATAGAGATCGACTCATCGATGACCTCCTAATGCTACGAAGTTTTGAAGACTCAATTCTCTGAATGATTACCCAATAACACATTGTTCCAATTGTTGTTACCATGATTACTGTCCCTATAGCTGTTGTCCAAAGTGCCAACCACCTTTCCTTATTTCCCACAACAACATATGCCAGTGCAAGAAATGCAACTGAAATCAGCACACAGGCCAACCACATTAGCTTGTTAATCACTGACATCAGTTGTTTCTTTGCCTTTCTCTCTATAACTACAACAGAAGTTTGAACAACCACAACAGCCAATGATATGAAGAGAGCAATTGAGTCAAATATGATAAAGATCATAAACTCAGGTTTTGGAGCAGCATTTGCTTCTCCAGCAGATTGTCCAGGAGCAAGATGTTTTGGGTCATCGGCGAATTGGCCAGGGACTTGGAAGATGGCAGCAAATGCAACAGTGGCAATTAGAACAGCAACAACAGTGGTTGAGTTTATTGCATTGTTTAGCCCTTCTGTGTGCATTTTGTTCAGCCTCTTGGCTATACCTTGAACACGTTTTCGTGTGAGGCGTGTGGTCTGAAGCTGGTTGTGAACTTCATGTTTTATATCACTCACAGTTTGCTTCAGTTCACGGGCTGTGTTTGTTGTGTTAGGCTTCATGAATTTGGCAGACTGGACACCATGCTCTTCTAAGAAGGATGCAATTTCGGAGTGCCCAGTTTTCTCAGCAGTGTCAAAGGCAGTTTCACCAGATTTGTTAATAGCTGTTTTGTCAAACACCTTGTGTTCAAGTAGCTTTGCAACAATCTGCAAAAATAACATCATTTTTAGTGTTGGACATAGAGCAATTACGATTCTTTTTGGCTATTCTTGAACATATGTATTGATTCAGCACCATAATTCCTTAAAATTTAGAGAAACCCACATGGAATTTAAATGAAATAGCTAAAAACATCCTGCCAAAAACAACAGGGAGGCCAAGGTTATATGATTCGTTCTAGTTCTTGACTTCTCATTAGCTCAACAAAGCACAAATTCTTCACCAATAAGAAACAGAAATTGGAAGGAAACTATCTGTTATGGGTAAAGGATTACCTGAGCCCTGCCCTTACGGGCTGCAATATGCAACGCAGTGTTGCCTTTAGAATCAACCATATTTATCAAGGAACTATCTGACGCAACAAGTTCATTCACCAGCTCCACATTTTGCCCTTTAACAGCCATATGCAGAGCTGTTTGGCCCTTCTTATCCACCCTAGTTGCAAGCCCAGGTTCTTTACTCAAAAGGGCCTTGAGGATCTCCAAATGACCATTTCTTGCCGCAGAATGCAAGGCAGTTTTAGAATTGCTTTTTGCTATGTTAACCAGATTGCTGCTACCTCTCTCCAAGAGGAAATTCACCACTTCAACATGTCCCTGTGAAGCAGCAGAGTGCAACGCAGTTGTATTCGATGAATCGAAAGTCATGGCAAGTTCTGGATTAGCTTCCATGAGAACTCTTAAAATCTCTGCATCGACAAAGAAATGGATTAACCCAGAAAATACTATCAATCAAAAACAGTTATAAATCATGTCTGGAATTGAAATTGGAGATCCTTAAACTTACCCAAGTAACCTTGCTTGGCAGCAATGTGAAAGGCATCATAGCCGTTTCTTGCTTTGATACCAGCCGAACCAGTATCATAGTACTTGATCATCTCCTTCACCAATTCGACATGGCCACACTCTGCAGCCACATAAAGCGCAGTTTCTCCTGATTGGTTCTGCTTCgacaactgctccttcaattctgcttcCCCAGTTTCAGACACCATCTCCAGAAACAATTCTAAATCCCCCGTCCTGGCAGCCGCATGAAACAGCGAGTCGTCCCTTTTCCCGGTCATCTGCTTGGTCATCTTCCGCTGCCGGAAGCTTTTCTGCCTCAACGGACCCTCCATTAACAGAAAATTACCAAAACAAGAAATACAAAAAAAGCCTCTGCTTCTTTCCGGTAGGTGGCTCTAAAGATTTGATCGTCGACAAAAGATCAAGAATCAAATAACATGGGAAGATTTGTAATGGATAAGAGCAATTTTGGATGATTAGAGCAGTATGCACGTGGGGAACCTAGCAGGTTGGTTCCTGAGATGCATATCACTCACGTCTCTTGAAAATATTCTGCAACAAAATCGAAGTATTAAATTAGACTCCACTATCACCCTTCTCTATAATTAAAAACCCACTACTTTCTCCACCATCTCTAATCATTAACAATCATACAGAACAAGAAAACAGAGAAATCAACGGCAGTGGATCTTGAAAAACTTGCAGCCATGTGAAACGATCATGTAGAGAGAATTAAAAGCAGAAACTGCATCGGAATTCAGAAGAAAGGGGATGGAGATTGAAAGACATGGAGGGTAAAGAGCAGTAAAACCAGAAGCAGAGACAGAGGAGAGATCAGGACAGTAACTGGACAGTGAGGGGCTAGAAGCTTGAGGTTGTAAGAGTTGTAATTGTGAGCGGTGATGGCTTGCAAGAAATGATGAAAAGCGTATAAATTTGTCCTCAGAGGCTGAATTCTGTGCTCATGGTGACATGGCCACACAAAGTTTTCACCGCGTCACCAATCAGGAGCAAGAATTCGCAGTGGTCCATGTTCTCTCGCATGTCATGTCAGCCGTTGGATCGGGTTTTGTTCATGAATCAGTATCATCTGATGTGATTTCTttcgtattttatttttttttctaagctGGTGGGACCCTAAGCGGCCTGTTTCATTTCTGTAACGGAACCTTGAACGGAAGTTTTTGGTATCAATTATCATGTTAAATTAGAAAGGAACCTTTGACGGGAGCTGGTGGAGGAAAGTGTAATTGATGTATTATTTGTTAACAAAATTTGAACAGAATCAATGAAACTGTAAATAAACTGGTGGGATTACATGTTTGgcgctttttatttattttagaattataataaatattttatttttcaataaatcgATTTAATgtgaataaattaatatttataattatataaaattaatatttttattattaaaaaattaatattatattaaataaaattttatttaattcttaaataacaaaataatggtttaattaatctaaaaatttaaattatatttatttaacttttaaataaaaatattaagaattaattagatttatacctttaaaatttttaatgaaaaaaagaataagaaaaatataaaacttttatttaaaaaaaataaacataaatattgtTTAAATCATCAGTACTTTTTAGATTAGAAGCAACAGATTGTGATAAACGTAGAAATcttataaattgaattaa
Proteins encoded in this region:
- the LOC110622837 gene encoding ankyrin repeat-containing protein At5g02620; translation: MEGPLRQKSFRQRKMTKQMTGKRDDSLFHAAARTGDLELFLEMVSETGEAELKEQLSKQNQSGETALYVAAECGHVELVKEMIKYYDTGSAGIKARNGYDAFHIAAKQGYLEILRVLMEANPELAMTFDSSNTTALHSAASQGHVEVVNFLLERGSSNLVNIAKSNSKTALHSAARNGHLEILKALLSKEPGLATRVDKKGQTALHMAVKGQNVELVNELVASDSSLINMVDSKGNTALHIAARKGRAQIVAKLLEHKVFDKTAINKSGETAFDTAEKTGHSEIASFLEEHGVQSAKFMKPNTTNTARELKQTVSDIKHEVHNQLQTTRLTRKRVQGIAKRLNKMHTEGLNNAINSTTVVAVLIATVAFAAIFQVPGQFADDPKHLAPGQSAGEANAAPKPEFMIFIIFDSIALFISLAVVVVQTSVVVIERKAKKQLMSVINKLMWLACVLISVAFLALAYVVVGNKERWLALWTTAIGTVIMVTTIGTMCYWVIIQRIESSKLRSIRRSSMSRSLSGSMSIMAESEILENEYKKLYAI